The following are encoded together in the Takifugu flavidus isolate HTHZ2018 chromosome 22, ASM371156v2, whole genome shotgun sequence genome:
- the ptpn12 gene encoding tyrosine-protein phosphatase non-receptor type 12 isoform X4: protein MDQAGILRKFTEEVKAMSEGDEERGEDNFGSDFMRLRRLSTKYRTEKIYPTNAGEKEENVKKNRYKDILPFDHSRVKLGLKTSNQDADYINANFIKGMDGPETYIATQGPLPNTVIDFWRMNWEYNVAVIVMACREFEMGRKKCERYYPQFKEEPVAFGPFRISCESEQARTDYLIRALTVECENETRRITQFHYLNWPDHDVPSSFDSILDMIGLMREYQDHNDVPICVHCSAGCGRTGAICAIDYTWNLLKAGKIPEDFNVFRLIQEMRTQRHSAVQTKEQYELVHKAIAQLFEKQLQLLESPTNAQIHDSMNESSPVKRGHQSDDERWDTPPPKPPRVRSSQTEGDVKEEILQPPEPQPVPPILTPSPPSAFPTVTNVRQDNDRYHPKPVIHVLATNQAQIKGVDSQQNQSEVSPNKDMNPSELEDQDLQSQKQQTQVSNLDLNDNYNNKLSSASTKSESNQSQTPSSPLSPGVESSGGPRIERKLSIEIKKVPLQEGPRSFDTSSSMGVAGGVGSSSANSGGMLQRSHAFKARPGQSLLTSSSSLSEDSGTEGGAGGCGDAEAAAPVRPNHLPVRSEKEDERVEAKTGLAAWQHSCSSPDRQIPKTSSSSSSSDRIAPSSSSSSHLSSSSSSSSSSSSSTTPVRTALSFTNPLHSDNSDAEGEGELAAGQEGFRTTVSTATAVVSASANHGDPLPVRKVTPMSIAGRSSPSPPAPTANCWDSDESPPPLPARTPESFILATDPVDMKTMASTEWSSPHTDASDCVKKASPSDPAAADSKTDLGGVR from the exons ATGGACCAAGCCGGCATCCTGAGAAAGTTTACCGAGGAGGTGAAGGCCATGAGCGAAGGGGacgaggagaggggagaggacaaCTTCGGCAGCGACTTTATG CGGTTACGGAGACTATCAACAAAATACCGGACAGAGAAGATTTACCCCACCAatgcaggagagaaggaggagaacgTCAAGAAGAACAGATACAAAGACATCCTGCCAT TTGACCACAGCAGGGTGAAGCTGGGATTAAAAACAAGCAATCAGGATGCAGATTACATCAATGCCAACTTTATTAAG GGTATGGACGGCCCTGAGACCTATATTGCAACGCAGGGCCCACTGCCAAACACCGTCATTGACTTCTGGAGGATGAACTGGGAGTATAATGTAGCT GTTATTGTTATGGCTTGTCGTGAGTTCGAGATGGGAAGG aaAAAATGCGAGCGGTATTACCCGCAGTTTAAAGAGGAGCCTGTAGCTTTCGGCCCCTTCAGAATCTCCTGT GAATCTGAGCAGGCCAGGACAGACTACCTCATCAGGGCTTTGACGGTGGAGTGTGAGAAT GAAACCCGGAGGATAACGCAGTTCCATTACTTAAACTGGCCGGATCACGACGTACCGTCATCGTTCGACTCGATACTGGACATGATCGGGCTGATGAGAGAATATCAAGACCATAACGACGTTCCCATTTGTGTGCACTGCAG TGCAGGCTGTGGGAGGACGGGCGCTATCTGCGCCATCGACTACACGTGGAACCTCCTCAAAGCTGGG AAAATCCCTgaagattttaatgttttccgGTTGATCCAAGAAATGAGGACCCAGCGACACTCTGCGGTTCAGACAAAG GAACAGTACGAGTTGGTCCACAAGGCTATCGCTCAGCTCTTTGAGAAACaactgcagctcctggagaGCCCCACCAACGCACAGATACACGACAGCATG AATGAAAGCAGCCCAGTCAAAAGAGGCCACCAGTCGGACGACGAGAGGTGGGACACGCCGCCTCCAAAACCTCCCCGCGTCCGCAG TTCTCAGACAGAAGGTGATGTTAAAGAAGAGATACTGCAGCCTCCGGAGCCCCAGCCTGTACCCCCCATCCTGACCCCGTCTCCTCCTTCGGCCTTCCCCACCGTCACCAACGTCCGGCAGGACAACGACCGCTACCACCCCAAACCTGTCATCCATGTCCTGGCAACAAACCAGgcacag ATTAAAGGAGTGGATTCACAGCAGAACCAGTCAGAAGTGAGTCCAAACAAAGATATGAATCCCTCAGAGCTGGAAGACCAGGACCTACAAAGTCAAAAACAACAGACGCAGGTCTCAAATCTGGATCTCAACGACAACTACAACAATAAATTGTCGTCGGCGTCGACAAAGTCAGAATCCAACCAAAGCCAAACTCCCTCCTCGCCGCTGTCCCCTGGGGTTGAAAGTTCCGGTGGCCCTCGGATCGAGAGGAAGCTGAGCATTGAGATTAAAAAGGTGCCGTTGCAGGAAGGACCTCGCAGCTTTGATACTTCCTCCTCCATGGGCGTGGCCGGGGGCGTCGGCAGCAGCTCGGCCAATAGCGGAGGGATGCTGCAGCGGAGCCACGCCTTCAAGGCCCGACCGGGCCAGTCTCTGCTCACGTCCAGCTCCTCGCTGTCGGAGGACTCCGGCACCGAGGGAGGAGCGGGAGGCTGTGGGGAcgcagaggcagcagccccAGTCAGGCCGAACCACCTTCCTGTGAGGAGCGAGAAGGAGGACGAGAGAGTGGAGGCGAAGACCGGCCTCGCAGCGTGGCAGCATTCATGCAGCAGCCCGGACAGACAGATCCCCAaaacctcttcctcctcctcctcctcggaccGCATCGCCCCGtcttcctcgtcttcctcccacctctcctcctcctcctcctcctcctcctcctcctcctcctccactacTCCCGTTAGGACTGCCCTGAGTTTCACCAACCCCCTTCACTCCGACAACTCGGAcgcggagggggagggagagctgGCCGCAGGACAGGAAGGATTCCGCACCACTGTGTCCACGGCAACGGCAGTAGTTTCCGCATCTGCCAACCACGGCGACCCGCTGCCCGTGCGGAAGGTCACGCCCATGTCGATCGCAGGGCGGAGCTCTCCATCGCCCCCCGCACCCACAGCAA ACTGCTGGGACAGTGACGagtcccctccccctctccctgcGAGAACCCCTGAGTCCTTCATTCTGGCGACAG ACCCCGTGGACATGAAAACAATGGCTTCCACTGAATGGAGCAGCCCTCATACAG acgcGTCGGACTGCGTGAAGAAGGCGTCTCCGTctgatcctgcagctgcagacagcaAGACAGACCTGGGTGG GGTTCGGTAA
- the ptpn12 gene encoding tyrosine-protein phosphatase non-receptor type 12 isoform X9: MDQAGILRKFTEEVKAMSEGDEERGEDNFGSDFMRLRRLSTKYRTEKIYPTNAGEKEENVKKNRYKDILPFDHSRVKLGLKTSNQDADYINANFIKGMDGPETYIATQGPLPNTVIDFWRMNWEYNVAVIVMACREFEMGRKKCERYYPQFKEEPVAFGPFRISCESEQARTDYLIRALTVECENETRRITQFHYLNWPDHDVPSSFDSILDMIGLMREYQDHNDVPICVHCSAGCGRTGAICAIDYTWNLLKAGKIPEDFNVFRLIQEMRTQRHSAVQTKEQYELVHKAIAQLFEKQLQLLESPTNAQIHDSMNESSPVKRGHQSDDERWDTPPPKPPRVRSSQTEGDVKEEILQPPEPQPVPPILTPSPPSAFPTVTNVRQDNDRYHPKPVIHVLATNQAQIKGVDSQQNQSEVSPNKDMNPSELEDQDLQSQKQQTQVSNLDLNDNYNNKLSSASTKSESNQSQTPSSPLSPGVESSGGPRIERKLSIEIKKVPLQEGPRSFDTSSSMGVAGGVGSSSANSGGMLQRSHAFKARPGQSLLTSSSSLSEDSGTEGGAGGCGDAEAAAPVRPNHLPVRSEKEDERVEAKTGLAAWQHSCSSPDRQIPKTSSSSSSSDRIAPSSSSSSHLSSSSSSSSSSSSSTTPVRTALSFTNPLHSDNSDAEGEGELAAGQEGFRTTVSTATAVVSASANHGDPLPVRKVTPMSIAGRSSPSPPAPTANASDCVKKASPSDPAAADSKTDLGGVR; this comes from the exons ATGGACCAAGCCGGCATCCTGAGAAAGTTTACCGAGGAGGTGAAGGCCATGAGCGAAGGGGacgaggagaggggagaggacaaCTTCGGCAGCGACTTTATG CGGTTACGGAGACTATCAACAAAATACCGGACAGAGAAGATTTACCCCACCAatgcaggagagaaggaggagaacgTCAAGAAGAACAGATACAAAGACATCCTGCCAT TTGACCACAGCAGGGTGAAGCTGGGATTAAAAACAAGCAATCAGGATGCAGATTACATCAATGCCAACTTTATTAAG GGTATGGACGGCCCTGAGACCTATATTGCAACGCAGGGCCCACTGCCAAACACCGTCATTGACTTCTGGAGGATGAACTGGGAGTATAATGTAGCT GTTATTGTTATGGCTTGTCGTGAGTTCGAGATGGGAAGG aaAAAATGCGAGCGGTATTACCCGCAGTTTAAAGAGGAGCCTGTAGCTTTCGGCCCCTTCAGAATCTCCTGT GAATCTGAGCAGGCCAGGACAGACTACCTCATCAGGGCTTTGACGGTGGAGTGTGAGAAT GAAACCCGGAGGATAACGCAGTTCCATTACTTAAACTGGCCGGATCACGACGTACCGTCATCGTTCGACTCGATACTGGACATGATCGGGCTGATGAGAGAATATCAAGACCATAACGACGTTCCCATTTGTGTGCACTGCAG TGCAGGCTGTGGGAGGACGGGCGCTATCTGCGCCATCGACTACACGTGGAACCTCCTCAAAGCTGGG AAAATCCCTgaagattttaatgttttccgGTTGATCCAAGAAATGAGGACCCAGCGACACTCTGCGGTTCAGACAAAG GAACAGTACGAGTTGGTCCACAAGGCTATCGCTCAGCTCTTTGAGAAACaactgcagctcctggagaGCCCCACCAACGCACAGATACACGACAGCATG AATGAAAGCAGCCCAGTCAAAAGAGGCCACCAGTCGGACGACGAGAGGTGGGACACGCCGCCTCCAAAACCTCCCCGCGTCCGCAG TTCTCAGACAGAAGGTGATGTTAAAGAAGAGATACTGCAGCCTCCGGAGCCCCAGCCTGTACCCCCCATCCTGACCCCGTCTCCTCCTTCGGCCTTCCCCACCGTCACCAACGTCCGGCAGGACAACGACCGCTACCACCCCAAACCTGTCATCCATGTCCTGGCAACAAACCAGgcacag ATTAAAGGAGTGGATTCACAGCAGAACCAGTCAGAAGTGAGTCCAAACAAAGATATGAATCCCTCAGAGCTGGAAGACCAGGACCTACAAAGTCAAAAACAACAGACGCAGGTCTCAAATCTGGATCTCAACGACAACTACAACAATAAATTGTCGTCGGCGTCGACAAAGTCAGAATCCAACCAAAGCCAAACTCCCTCCTCGCCGCTGTCCCCTGGGGTTGAAAGTTCCGGTGGCCCTCGGATCGAGAGGAAGCTGAGCATTGAGATTAAAAAGGTGCCGTTGCAGGAAGGACCTCGCAGCTTTGATACTTCCTCCTCCATGGGCGTGGCCGGGGGCGTCGGCAGCAGCTCGGCCAATAGCGGAGGGATGCTGCAGCGGAGCCACGCCTTCAAGGCCCGACCGGGCCAGTCTCTGCTCACGTCCAGCTCCTCGCTGTCGGAGGACTCCGGCACCGAGGGAGGAGCGGGAGGCTGTGGGGAcgcagaggcagcagccccAGTCAGGCCGAACCACCTTCCTGTGAGGAGCGAGAAGGAGGACGAGAGAGTGGAGGCGAAGACCGGCCTCGCAGCGTGGCAGCATTCATGCAGCAGCCCGGACAGACAGATCCCCAaaacctcttcctcctcctcctcctcggaccGCATCGCCCCGtcttcctcgtcttcctcccacctctcctcctcctcctcctcctcctcctcctcctcctcctccactacTCCCGTTAGGACTGCCCTGAGTTTCACCAACCCCCTTCACTCCGACAACTCGGAcgcggagggggagggagagctgGCCGCAGGACAGGAAGGATTCCGCACCACTGTGTCCACGGCAACGGCAGTAGTTTCCGCATCTGCCAACCACGGCGACCCGCTGCCCGTGCGGAAGGTCACGCCCATGTCGATCGCAGGGCGGAGCTCTCCATCGCCCCCCGCACCCACAGCAA acgcGTCGGACTGCGTGAAGAAGGCGTCTCCGTctgatcctgcagctgcagacagcaAGACAGACCTGGGTGG GGTTCGGTAA
- the ptpn12 gene encoding tyrosine-protein phosphatase non-receptor type 12 isoform X3, whose amino-acid sequence MDQAGILRKFTEEVKAMSEGDEERGEDNFGSDFMRLRRLSTKYRTEKIYPTNAGEKEENVKKNRYKDILPFDHSRVKLGLKTSNQDADYINANFIKGMDGPETYIATQGPLPNTVIDFWRMNWEYNVAVIVMACREFEMGRKKCERYYPQFKEEPVAFGPFRISCESEQARTDYLIRALTVECENETRRITQFHYLNWPDHDVPSSFDSILDMIGLMREYQDHNDVPICVHCSAGCGRTGAICAIDYTWNLLKAGKIPEDFNVFRLIQEMRTQRHSAVQTKEQYELVHKAIAQLFEKQLQLLESPTNAQIHDSMNESSPVKRGHQSDDERWDTPPPKPPRVRSSQTEGDVKEEILQPPEPQPVPPILTPSPPSAFPTVTNVRQDNDRYHPKPVIHVLATNQAQIKGVDSQQNQSEVSPNKDMNPSELEDQDLQSQKQQTQVSNLDLNDNYNNKLSSASTKSESNQSQTPSSPLSPGVESSGGPRIERKLSIEIKKVPLQEGPRSFDTSSSMGVAGGVGSSSANSGGMLQRSHAFKARPGQSLLTSSSSLSEDSGTEGGAGGCGDAEAAAPVRPNHLPVRSEKEDERVEAKTGLAAWQHSCSSPDRQIPKTSSSSSSSDRIAPSSSSSSHLSSSSSSSSSSSSSTTPVRTALSFTNPLHSDNSDAEGEGELAAGQEGFRTTVSTATAVVSASANHGDPLPVRKVTPMSIAGRSSPSPPAPTANCWDSDESPPPLPARTPESFILATDPVDMKTMASTEWSSPHTGRRQARLPPARLCQRRLPVQRNMCTCAPPHAAMAAAANLVLQ is encoded by the exons ATGGACCAAGCCGGCATCCTGAGAAAGTTTACCGAGGAGGTGAAGGCCATGAGCGAAGGGGacgaggagaggggagaggacaaCTTCGGCAGCGACTTTATG CGGTTACGGAGACTATCAACAAAATACCGGACAGAGAAGATTTACCCCACCAatgcaggagagaaggaggagaacgTCAAGAAGAACAGATACAAAGACATCCTGCCAT TTGACCACAGCAGGGTGAAGCTGGGATTAAAAACAAGCAATCAGGATGCAGATTACATCAATGCCAACTTTATTAAG GGTATGGACGGCCCTGAGACCTATATTGCAACGCAGGGCCCACTGCCAAACACCGTCATTGACTTCTGGAGGATGAACTGGGAGTATAATGTAGCT GTTATTGTTATGGCTTGTCGTGAGTTCGAGATGGGAAGG aaAAAATGCGAGCGGTATTACCCGCAGTTTAAAGAGGAGCCTGTAGCTTTCGGCCCCTTCAGAATCTCCTGT GAATCTGAGCAGGCCAGGACAGACTACCTCATCAGGGCTTTGACGGTGGAGTGTGAGAAT GAAACCCGGAGGATAACGCAGTTCCATTACTTAAACTGGCCGGATCACGACGTACCGTCATCGTTCGACTCGATACTGGACATGATCGGGCTGATGAGAGAATATCAAGACCATAACGACGTTCCCATTTGTGTGCACTGCAG TGCAGGCTGTGGGAGGACGGGCGCTATCTGCGCCATCGACTACACGTGGAACCTCCTCAAAGCTGGG AAAATCCCTgaagattttaatgttttccgGTTGATCCAAGAAATGAGGACCCAGCGACACTCTGCGGTTCAGACAAAG GAACAGTACGAGTTGGTCCACAAGGCTATCGCTCAGCTCTTTGAGAAACaactgcagctcctggagaGCCCCACCAACGCACAGATACACGACAGCATG AATGAAAGCAGCCCAGTCAAAAGAGGCCACCAGTCGGACGACGAGAGGTGGGACACGCCGCCTCCAAAACCTCCCCGCGTCCGCAG TTCTCAGACAGAAGGTGATGTTAAAGAAGAGATACTGCAGCCTCCGGAGCCCCAGCCTGTACCCCCCATCCTGACCCCGTCTCCTCCTTCGGCCTTCCCCACCGTCACCAACGTCCGGCAGGACAACGACCGCTACCACCCCAAACCTGTCATCCATGTCCTGGCAACAAACCAGgcacag ATTAAAGGAGTGGATTCACAGCAGAACCAGTCAGAAGTGAGTCCAAACAAAGATATGAATCCCTCAGAGCTGGAAGACCAGGACCTACAAAGTCAAAAACAACAGACGCAGGTCTCAAATCTGGATCTCAACGACAACTACAACAATAAATTGTCGTCGGCGTCGACAAAGTCAGAATCCAACCAAAGCCAAACTCCCTCCTCGCCGCTGTCCCCTGGGGTTGAAAGTTCCGGTGGCCCTCGGATCGAGAGGAAGCTGAGCATTGAGATTAAAAAGGTGCCGTTGCAGGAAGGACCTCGCAGCTTTGATACTTCCTCCTCCATGGGCGTGGCCGGGGGCGTCGGCAGCAGCTCGGCCAATAGCGGAGGGATGCTGCAGCGGAGCCACGCCTTCAAGGCCCGACCGGGCCAGTCTCTGCTCACGTCCAGCTCCTCGCTGTCGGAGGACTCCGGCACCGAGGGAGGAGCGGGAGGCTGTGGGGAcgcagaggcagcagccccAGTCAGGCCGAACCACCTTCCTGTGAGGAGCGAGAAGGAGGACGAGAGAGTGGAGGCGAAGACCGGCCTCGCAGCGTGGCAGCATTCATGCAGCAGCCCGGACAGACAGATCCCCAaaacctcttcctcctcctcctcctcggaccGCATCGCCCCGtcttcctcgtcttcctcccacctctcctcctcctcctcctcctcctcctcctcctcctcctccactacTCCCGTTAGGACTGCCCTGAGTTTCACCAACCCCCTTCACTCCGACAACTCGGAcgcggagggggagggagagctgGCCGCAGGACAGGAAGGATTCCGCACCACTGTGTCCACGGCAACGGCAGTAGTTTCCGCATCTGCCAACCACGGCGACCCGCTGCCCGTGCGGAAGGTCACGCCCATGTCGATCGCAGGGCGGAGCTCTCCATCGCCCCCCGCACCCACAGCAA ACTGCTGGGACAGTGACGagtcccctccccctctccctgcGAGAACCCCTGAGTCCTTCATTCTGGCGACAG ACCCCGTGGACATGAAAACAATGGCTTCCACTGAATGGAGCAGCCCTCATACAGGTAGGAGACAAGCTCGCCTCCCACCCGCCCGTTTGTGTCAGAGGCGACTCccc GTGCAGCGGAacatgtgcacgtgcgctcCTCCACACGCAGCGATGGCGGCCGCTGCCAATTTAGTGCTTCAGTAG
- the ptpn12 gene encoding tyrosine-protein phosphatase non-receptor type 12 isoform X6, with product MDQAGILRKFTEEVKAMSEGDEERGEDNFGSDFMRLRRLSTKYRTEKIYPTNAGEKEENVKKNRYKDILPFDHSRVKLGLKTSNQDADYINANFIKGMDGPETYIATQGPLPNTVIDFWRMNWEYNVAVIVMACREFEMGRKKCERYYPQFKEEPVAFGPFRISCESEQARTDYLIRALTVECENETRRITQFHYLNWPDHDVPSSFDSILDMIGLMREYQDHNDVPICVHCSAGCGRTGAICAIDYTWNLLKAGKIPEDFNVFRLIQEMRTQRHSAVQTKEQYELVHKAIAQLFEKQLQLLESPTNAQIHDSMNESSPVKRGHQSDDERWDTPPPKPPRVRSSQTEGDVKEEILQPPEPQPVPPILTPSPPSAFPTVTNVRQDNDRYHPKPVIHVLATNQAQIKGVDSQQNQSEVSPNKDMNPSELEDQDLQSQKQQTQVSNLDLNDNYNNKLSSASTKSESNQSQTPSSPLSPGVESSGGPRIERKLSIEIKKVPLQEGPRSFDTSSSMGVAGGVGSSSANSGGMLQRSHAFKARPGQSLLTSSSSLSEDSGTEGGAGGCGDAEAAAPVRPNHLPVRSEKEDERVEAKTGLAAWQHSCSSPDRQIPKTSSSSSSSDRIAPSSSSSSHLSSSSSSSSSSSSSTTPVRTALSFTNPLHSDNSDAEGEGELAAGQEGFRTTVSTATAVVSASANHGDPLPVRKVTPMSIAGRSSPSPPAPTANPVDMKTMASTEWSSPHTGRRQARLPPARLRAADKSWPARRCSGTCARALLHTQRWRPLPI from the exons ATGGACCAAGCCGGCATCCTGAGAAAGTTTACCGAGGAGGTGAAGGCCATGAGCGAAGGGGacgaggagaggggagaggacaaCTTCGGCAGCGACTTTATG CGGTTACGGAGACTATCAACAAAATACCGGACAGAGAAGATTTACCCCACCAatgcaggagagaaggaggagaacgTCAAGAAGAACAGATACAAAGACATCCTGCCAT TTGACCACAGCAGGGTGAAGCTGGGATTAAAAACAAGCAATCAGGATGCAGATTACATCAATGCCAACTTTATTAAG GGTATGGACGGCCCTGAGACCTATATTGCAACGCAGGGCCCACTGCCAAACACCGTCATTGACTTCTGGAGGATGAACTGGGAGTATAATGTAGCT GTTATTGTTATGGCTTGTCGTGAGTTCGAGATGGGAAGG aaAAAATGCGAGCGGTATTACCCGCAGTTTAAAGAGGAGCCTGTAGCTTTCGGCCCCTTCAGAATCTCCTGT GAATCTGAGCAGGCCAGGACAGACTACCTCATCAGGGCTTTGACGGTGGAGTGTGAGAAT GAAACCCGGAGGATAACGCAGTTCCATTACTTAAACTGGCCGGATCACGACGTACCGTCATCGTTCGACTCGATACTGGACATGATCGGGCTGATGAGAGAATATCAAGACCATAACGACGTTCCCATTTGTGTGCACTGCAG TGCAGGCTGTGGGAGGACGGGCGCTATCTGCGCCATCGACTACACGTGGAACCTCCTCAAAGCTGGG AAAATCCCTgaagattttaatgttttccgGTTGATCCAAGAAATGAGGACCCAGCGACACTCTGCGGTTCAGACAAAG GAACAGTACGAGTTGGTCCACAAGGCTATCGCTCAGCTCTTTGAGAAACaactgcagctcctggagaGCCCCACCAACGCACAGATACACGACAGCATG AATGAAAGCAGCCCAGTCAAAAGAGGCCACCAGTCGGACGACGAGAGGTGGGACACGCCGCCTCCAAAACCTCCCCGCGTCCGCAG TTCTCAGACAGAAGGTGATGTTAAAGAAGAGATACTGCAGCCTCCGGAGCCCCAGCCTGTACCCCCCATCCTGACCCCGTCTCCTCCTTCGGCCTTCCCCACCGTCACCAACGTCCGGCAGGACAACGACCGCTACCACCCCAAACCTGTCATCCATGTCCTGGCAACAAACCAGgcacag ATTAAAGGAGTGGATTCACAGCAGAACCAGTCAGAAGTGAGTCCAAACAAAGATATGAATCCCTCAGAGCTGGAAGACCAGGACCTACAAAGTCAAAAACAACAGACGCAGGTCTCAAATCTGGATCTCAACGACAACTACAACAATAAATTGTCGTCGGCGTCGACAAAGTCAGAATCCAACCAAAGCCAAACTCCCTCCTCGCCGCTGTCCCCTGGGGTTGAAAGTTCCGGTGGCCCTCGGATCGAGAGGAAGCTGAGCATTGAGATTAAAAAGGTGCCGTTGCAGGAAGGACCTCGCAGCTTTGATACTTCCTCCTCCATGGGCGTGGCCGGGGGCGTCGGCAGCAGCTCGGCCAATAGCGGAGGGATGCTGCAGCGGAGCCACGCCTTCAAGGCCCGACCGGGCCAGTCTCTGCTCACGTCCAGCTCCTCGCTGTCGGAGGACTCCGGCACCGAGGGAGGAGCGGGAGGCTGTGGGGAcgcagaggcagcagccccAGTCAGGCCGAACCACCTTCCTGTGAGGAGCGAGAAGGAGGACGAGAGAGTGGAGGCGAAGACCGGCCTCGCAGCGTGGCAGCATTCATGCAGCAGCCCGGACAGACAGATCCCCAaaacctcttcctcctcctcctcctcggaccGCATCGCCCCGtcttcctcgtcttcctcccacctctcctcctcctcctcctcctcctcctcctcctcctcctccactacTCCCGTTAGGACTGCCCTGAGTTTCACCAACCCCCTTCACTCCGACAACTCGGAcgcggagggggagggagagctgGCCGCAGGACAGGAAGGATTCCGCACCACTGTGTCCACGGCAACGGCAGTAGTTTCCGCATCTGCCAACCACGGCGACCCGCTGCCCGTGCGGAAGGTCACGCCCATGTCGATCGCAGGGCGGAGCTCTCCATCGCCCCCCGCACCCACAGCAA ACCCCGTGGACATGAAAACAATGGCTTCCACTGAATGGAGCAGCCCTCATACAGGTAGGAGACAAGCTCGCCTCCCACCCGCCCGTTT gagggccgCGGATAAAAGCTGGCCCGCGCGAAGGTGCAGCGGAacatgtgcacgtgcgctcCTCCACACGCAGCGATGGCGGCCGCTGCCAATTTAG